The following are encoded in a window of Candidatus Hydrogenedentota bacterium genomic DNA:
- a CDS encoding nucleoside permease: MNFTTKFKLSLMMFLEFFIWGAWCVTLASYLLFNLKFTGGQVGNIFLTMAIASIISPIFVGMVADKFFPAQHLMGVLHLVGGILMFFLAHQVQTSQLFFIVLLGYTLCYMPTLSLANTVCFNQMTNTEKEFPLIRSIGVLGWIVVGLFLGYMKIETTNIPLYIASGSSFLMGFYCFFLPNTPPKGAGEKMRLGDFFGVEAFGLLKDKYFFIFALASLLISMTTSFYINLGNPFFVSGELPYPAAMMTGGQISEAVITALLAFFFVKVGVKWMLSIGMLSWA; the protein is encoded by the coding sequence ATGAACTTCACAACAAAATTTAAATTGTCCTTAATGATGTTCCTTGAATTCTTCATTTGGGGCGCTTGGTGTGTAACCTTAGCGTCCTATCTTTTGTTTAATCTCAAATTTACCGGGGGTCAGGTGGGTAACATCTTTCTGACCATGGCGATTGCATCGATTATTTCACCTATTTTTGTGGGCATGGTGGCAGACAAATTCTTCCCTGCTCAACATTTGATGGGTGTGCTTCATCTTGTCGGCGGTATATTGATGTTTTTCTTGGCTCACCAAGTTCAAACGTCGCAACTCTTTTTCATCGTATTGTTGGGCTACACCCTGTGCTATATGCCGACCCTGTCCCTTGCCAATACAGTCTGCTTTAATCAGATGACCAACACGGAAAAAGAATTTCCTCTGATTCGGTCCATTGGTGTTTTGGGCTGGATCGTTGTTGGTCTCTTCTTGGGTTACATGAAGATTGAAACGACCAACATCCCCTTATACATTGCTTCCGGCTCCTCCTTTCTGATGGGATTTTATTGCTTTTTCCTGCCCAATACGCCGCCCAAAGGAGCCGGAGAAAAGATGCGTCTCGGCGATTTCTTTGGCGTCGAAGCCTTTGGCCTGTTGAAAGATAAATATTTCTTTATCTTTGCCTTGGCATCTCTGCTTATTAGTATGACCACGTCTTTTTATATCAATTTAGGGAATCCCTTTTTCGTCTCAGGAGAGTTGCCTTATCCTGCCGCCATGATGACGGGCGGACAAATTTCCGAAGCCGTCATTACGGCGCTGCTCGCATTCTTCTTTGTAAAAGTCGGCGTCAAATGGATGTTGTCCATCGGTATGCTCTCATGGGC